The following are encoded together in the Bacillus cereus group sp. RP43 genome:
- a CDS encoding LTA synthase family protein, translating to MQQFLLKSKRVLSNHFGFFVFAVILLWLKTYAAYVTEFNLGISNTIQKFLLFFNPLSSAVLFLGLALFAKGKRAYIWLIIINLLMSILLYANVVYYRFFSDFITFPTLTQSNNFGDLGGSIFALLHLYDPLYFLDTIILIVLVATKFVNPKPIRVAKHKLSLVFVAGILFFSVNLGLAESDRPELLTRTFDRNYIVKYLGAYNFTIYDGIQSAKASTERALADGDNMTEVRNYLSSTYASPNPEYFGKGKGMNVIYIHLESFQNFLLNYKLNGQEVTPFLNSFTKDANTLYFDNFFHQTGQGKTSDAEFMLENSMFGLPQGSVFTNKAHNTYQSAPAILGQQGYTSAVFHGNYKTFWNRDEIYKSFGFNQFFDASYYDMNEKDVVNYGLKDKPFFNESIPLLQTLKQPFYTKFITLSNHFPYPIDKAEATIEPAKTGDSSVDTYFQTARYLDESVKGFMDYLKQSGLYDNSIIVMYGDHYGISDNHSAAMSQIMGKEMNSFENAQLQRVPLIIRVPGMKGGVQHQYGGEIDVLPTLLHLLGTDTKNYVQFGSDLLSPEHKQVVPFRNGNYVSPTVTALNGKYYDTATGKPVEFTDEIKQNEQMVQKSLKYSDQVVNGDLLRFYTPEGFTPVDRSKYNYNNRDNNKTKVKTTEDGETK from the coding sequence ATGCAACAATTTTTATTAAAGAGTAAAAGAGTATTAAGTAATCATTTTGGATTTTTCGTATTTGCTGTTATTTTACTTTGGTTAAAAACATATGCAGCATATGTGACAGAATTTAATTTAGGGATATCGAACACAATCCAAAAGTTCTTACTGTTTTTCAACCCGTTAAGCTCAGCAGTTCTATTTTTAGGGCTCGCATTATTCGCAAAAGGGAAACGAGCTTACATTTGGTTAATTATTATTAATTTGCTAATGTCTATACTTTTATACGCAAACGTAGTATATTATCGCTTTTTCAGCGACTTTATTACGTTCCCGACATTAACACAATCGAATAACTTTGGAGATTTAGGTGGTAGTATTTTTGCGTTGCTACACTTATATGATCCACTATATTTCTTAGATACAATCATTTTAATTGTTTTAGTCGCAACGAAATTTGTAAATCCTAAACCAATCCGTGTTGCGAAGCATAAATTATCTCTAGTATTTGTAGCAGGTATTTTATTCTTTAGCGTTAACTTAGGTCTGGCAGAATCTGACCGTCCTGAATTGTTAACAAGAACATTTGATCGCAATTATATCGTGAAATATTTAGGGGCGTACAACTTTACGATTTATGATGGTATTCAAAGTGCGAAAGCATCAACAGAACGAGCATTAGCGGATGGAGATAATATGACAGAAGTTAGAAACTATCTTTCATCAACTTATGCAAGTCCAAATCCTGAGTATTTCGGTAAAGGAAAAGGAATGAACGTAATTTATATTCATTTAGAGTCGTTCCAAAACTTTTTACTAAACTACAAACTAAATGGTCAAGAGGTCACACCATTCTTAAACTCATTTACAAAAGATGCGAATACGTTATACTTTGATAACTTCTTCCATCAAACAGGACAAGGTAAAACATCTGATGCGGAGTTCATGTTAGAGAACTCAATGTTTGGATTACCACAAGGATCTGTTTTTACAAATAAAGCTCATAACACGTATCAATCAGCACCGGCTATTTTAGGCCAACAAGGATACACATCAGCAGTGTTCCACGGAAATTATAAAACGTTCTGGAACCGTGATGAAATTTATAAATCATTTGGCTTTAATCAATTCTTTGATGCGTCATACTATGATATGAACGAAAAAGATGTAGTAAACTATGGTTTAAAAGATAAACCGTTCTTTAATGAATCAATTCCGTTATTACAAACGTTAAAACAACCGTTCTATACGAAGTTCATTACGTTATCGAACCATTTCCCTTATCCGATTGATAAAGCGGAAGCAACGATTGAACCAGCTAAAACAGGTGATTCATCAGTAGATACGTACTTCCAAACAGCACGCTATTTAGATGAATCTGTAAAAGGATTCATGGATTACTTGAAACAATCTGGTTTATACGATAACTCAATTATCGTTATGTACGGTGACCATTACGGTATTTCAGATAATCATAGCGCAGCAATGTCTCAAATAATGGGTAAAGAAATGAACTCATTTGAAAATGCTCAATTACAACGTGTACCTTTAATCATTCGCGTACCAGGAATGAAAGGCGGCGTACAACATCAATACGGCGGAGAAATTGACGTTCTTCCAACGTTATTACACTTACTAGGTACAGATACGAAAAATTATGTTCAATTCGGATCAGATTTATTATCACCAGAGCATAAACAAGTCGTTCCGTTCCGTAACGGTAACTACGTAAGCCCAACAGTTACTGCACTTAACGGCAAATATTATGATACAGCGACTGGGAAACCTGTAGAATTTACAGATGAAATAAAACAAAATGAACAAATGGTTCAAAAATCAC
- a CDS encoding ATP-binding cassette domain-containing protein — protein sequence MITVSNVSLRFADRKLFEDVNIKFTPGNCYGLIGANGAGKSTFLKILSGEVDQSTGDIHITPGERLAVLKQNHFEYEEFPALETVMMGHTRLYKVMQEKNAIYMKEDFSDEDGMRAAELEGEFAELNGWEAESEAAILLKGLGIGEDIHDKKMSELTGAEKVKVLLAQALFGQPDILLLDEPTNHLDLKAIQWLENFLMNFENTVIVVSHDRHFLNKVCTHMADLDFGKIQLYVGNYDFWYESSQLALKLTQDSNKKKEEKVKELQNFIARFSSNASKAKQATSRKKLLDKITLDDIRPSSRRYPFVGFTPEREVGNDLLTVEGISKTIDGEKVLDNVNFILNKGDKVAFIGRNDIAMTTLFKILMGEMEPDSGSFKWGVTTSQAHFPRDNSEYFENSDYNLIDWLRQFSPQDESESFLRGFLGRMLFSGEEVKKNVSVLSGGEKVRCMLSKMMLSGANVLTLDDPTNHLDLESITALNNGLIAFKGTLLFTSHDHQFIQTIANRIIEVTPNGVVDKEATYDEFLENEELQKQVVAMYKG from the coding sequence ATGATTACAGTAAGTAACGTTAGTTTGCGTTTCGCGGATCGCAAATTATTTGAAGATGTTAACATAAAATTCACACCAGGTAATTGCTACGGTTTAATCGGAGCAAACGGTGCTGGTAAATCAACATTTCTAAAGATTTTATCTGGTGAAGTTGACCAATCAACAGGTGACATACATATTACGCCAGGTGAGCGTCTAGCAGTATTAAAGCAGAATCACTTCGAATATGAAGAGTTCCCGGCACTAGAAACAGTAATGATGGGTCACACACGTCTTTATAAAGTAATGCAAGAGAAAAATGCAATTTACATGAAAGAAGACTTTAGTGATGAAGATGGCATGCGTGCTGCAGAACTTGAAGGTGAGTTTGCTGAGCTAAACGGTTGGGAAGCTGAGTCAGAAGCTGCAATCCTTCTAAAAGGATTAGGTATCGGCGAAGATATTCATGATAAAAAGATGTCTGAATTAACAGGGGCAGAGAAAGTAAAAGTATTACTTGCTCAAGCTTTATTCGGTCAACCTGATATTCTATTACTAGATGAGCCTACCAACCACTTGGACTTAAAAGCGATTCAATGGTTAGAAAACTTCTTAATGAACTTTGAAAATACAGTTATCGTTGTATCCCATGACCGTCACTTCTTAAATAAAGTATGTACGCACATGGCTGACCTTGATTTCGGTAAAATTCAATTATACGTTGGTAACTATGACTTCTGGTATGAATCAAGCCAATTAGCATTAAAACTAACTCAAGATTCTAACAAGAAAAAAGAAGAGAAAGTAAAAGAGTTACAAAACTTTATTGCGCGCTTTAGCTCAAACGCATCTAAAGCGAAGCAAGCAACTTCTCGTAAAAAATTATTAGATAAAATTACATTAGATGATATTAGACCTTCATCACGTCGTTATCCGTTCGTTGGTTTCACACCAGAGCGTGAAGTAGGAAATGACTTATTAACAGTTGAAGGTATTTCTAAAACGATTGATGGAGAAAAAGTATTAGATAATGTGAACTTCATTTTAAATAAAGGTGATAAAGTTGCATTTATCGGCCGTAACGATATTGCGATGACAACATTATTTAAAATTCTTATGGGTGAAATGGAGCCAGACAGTGGTTCATTCAAATGGGGTGTAACAACATCTCAAGCTCATTTCCCAAGAGATAACTCTGAGTACTTCGAGAACAGTGATTACAACTTAATTGATTGGTTACGTCAGTTCTCTCCACAAGATGAATCAGAAAGTTTCTTACGTGGTTTCTTAGGCCGTATGTTATTCTCAGGCGAAGAAGTTAAGAAGAACGTTTCTGTATTATCTGGAGGAGAAAAAGTTCGTTGTATGCTGTCTAAGATGATGTTAAGTGGTGCAAACGTATTAACATTGGATGATCCAACGAACCATTTAGACCTTGAGTCTATTACGGCATTAAACAATGGTTTAATCGCATTTAAAGGTACGTTACTATTCACATCTCATGACCATCAGTTCATACAAACAATTGCAAACCGTATTATTGAAGTAACGCCAAACGGTGTAGTCGATAAGGAAGCAACATATGATGAGTTCTTAGAAAATGAAGAACTTCAAAAACAAGTTGTTGCAATGTACAAAGGTTAA
- a CDS encoding MMPL family transporter, with product MSKLKSWRSLSFLLWIVITITMIVTMPNMDKLVKEKGQITIPNTEQSSIADKIIKEMDKEGTEKYEIIAVFNSGSKKALTNEQKEEITKTINALQNEKEQLGIKEVVSHLDNKDLEKQLISKDNTTILTQISVDKKNGEISKVANGLHKKVQTKGVKTYLTGSDLIAGDFLTSSQEGVKKTEVISIIFILVVLIIVFRSPIVPIVSLLTVGVSYLVSMGIIAHLVDQFNFPFSNFTQVFVVVVLFGVGTDYNILLYTRFKEELSKQENAFLATKETFKSAGKTVLYSGIAVLIGFASLALASFKLYQSTSAVAIGVAVLLLVLTTLNPFFMVLLGKGMFYPVKTFKGHEDSRLWGFLAKNSVARPFFALIIVFVISIPFVLKYSNTLNYNDLFEVDNKYESKMGINVIEEHFPPGFSSPGTLVIQSEKKLDEATSLQNLDELTEKISKVKGVSEVYSPTRPTGDKIKELYINKQAGELNTGLGDANGGIKEINDGLTDAKDKMGDNDSNSLANVQKLIDGTNEAKNGVSALGTALNQLSNGINNGAQGAKQIEDGLASLNGNINALSNATSQLHAGYAQLEKGLSSYDQYFGSISQAIDGAKKGYEQIETLMNNFIQTKPELANDPNVQQTLGIAKEAQKQLSVVSNELNQLATQHKAAMSSFKEANQSLLKVDNGLKEMNNGVTQLQKGATELKNGLNEGATGSKQITNKSGELQSGLTKINDGQGQLLTGLKDLQEKMGQLQSGLSKSTEGLGKVSNGLGDAQKYLGELNESKSSEKFYIPKEVLEGEDFQKALNTYMSHDRKTAKMTIILDVNPYSKEAMPIIQEINKTIDGTIKGTEINDAKTAIGGTTARNVDLKEVTGQDFLRTATIMLIGIGIVLIVITRSFLNSIFIIGSLILTYFTSLGISELISTHVLNVESLSWNVPFFSFIMIVALGVDYSIFLMMRYNELEGDSVTKIITASRHIGGVVLSAALILGGTFAALIPSGVLTLIQVALVAGIALILLALIVMPILLPALIGLTSKIQSYKKKIIDTK from the coding sequence ATGAGCAAGCTAAAAAGTTGGAGAAGTTTATCGTTTCTATTATGGATAGTTATTACTATTACAATGATCGTAACGATGCCTAATATGGATAAATTAGTGAAAGAAAAAGGGCAAATTACGATTCCTAATACAGAACAAAGTAGTATTGCTGACAAGATAATAAAGGAGATGGATAAAGAAGGGACTGAAAAGTATGAAATTATAGCTGTCTTTAATAGTGGAAGTAAGAAGGCTTTAACAAATGAGCAAAAAGAGGAAATAACGAAAACGATCAATGCTTTACAAAATGAAAAAGAGCAATTAGGAATTAAGGAAGTTGTTTCACATTTAGATAATAAAGATTTGGAAAAACAGTTGATATCTAAAGACAATACGACCATTTTAACGCAAATCTCAGTAGATAAAAAAAATGGTGAAATATCAAAAGTTGCAAATGGGCTTCATAAAAAAGTGCAAACGAAAGGGGTAAAAACGTACTTAACAGGAAGTGATTTAATAGCGGGTGATTTTCTTACTTCCTCTCAAGAGGGAGTGAAGAAGACAGAAGTTATTTCTATCATTTTCATTCTAGTTGTATTAATCATTGTATTTCGTTCGCCAATTGTTCCGATTGTTTCCCTTCTTACTGTTGGTGTATCATATTTAGTTTCAATGGGGATTATTGCACATTTAGTGGATCAATTTAATTTTCCGTTTTCTAACTTTACACAAGTGTTTGTAGTCGTTGTCCTGTTTGGGGTTGGAACAGACTATAACATTTTATTATATACAAGATTTAAAGAAGAATTAAGTAAACAAGAAAATGCATTTTTGGCTACGAAAGAAACGTTTAAATCAGCAGGGAAAACCGTTTTATATAGCGGGATAGCAGTACTAATTGGTTTTGCATCTCTTGCTTTAGCGAGTTTTAAATTATATCAATCTACTTCAGCCGTAGCAATTGGTGTTGCAGTATTACTACTCGTATTAACTACTTTAAATCCATTTTTTATGGTGCTTTTAGGAAAAGGAATGTTTTATCCAGTTAAAACATTTAAAGGTCATGAGGATAGTCGCTTATGGGGATTTCTTGCGAAAAATTCAGTAGCAAGGCCATTTTTTGCTTTAATCATTGTATTCGTGATATCGATTCCTTTCGTATTAAAATATTCTAACACACTTAATTACAATGATTTATTTGAAGTAGATAATAAGTATGAATCAAAAATGGGGATTAACGTAATAGAAGAGCATTTCCCGCCTGGTTTCTCTTCACCGGGTACGCTAGTTATTCAATCTGAGAAAAAGCTAGATGAAGCGACTTCTCTACAAAATTTAGATGAACTAACTGAAAAAATTTCGAAAGTTAAAGGGGTTTCAGAAGTATATTCACCGACGCGTCCAACTGGAGATAAGATTAAAGAATTATATATAAATAAACAAGCCGGAGAATTGAATACAGGCTTAGGAGATGCAAATGGTGGTATAAAAGAAATTAATGACGGATTAACTGATGCGAAAGACAAAATGGGTGATAATGACTCAAATAGTCTCGCAAATGTTCAAAAGTTAATTGATGGAACAAATGAGGCGAAAAATGGCGTATCAGCATTAGGAACAGCTTTAAATCAATTATCGAATGGAATAAACAATGGAGCACAAGGGGCGAAGCAAATAGAGGATGGGCTAGCATCATTAAACGGAAATATCAATGCCCTTTCAAATGCAACTTCGCAGCTTCATGCTGGTTATGCTCAGTTAGAAAAAGGTTTAAGTTCGTACGATCAATATTTCGGAAGCATTTCTCAAGCGATTGATGGTGCGAAAAAAGGATATGAACAAATTGAAACGTTAATGAACAATTTCATTCAAACAAAACCAGAATTAGCAAATGATCCTAATGTGCAGCAAACATTAGGAATTGCAAAAGAAGCTCAGAAGCAATTAAGTGTCGTTTCAAATGAATTAAATCAATTAGCGACGCAGCACAAAGCAGCAATGAGTTCATTTAAAGAAGCAAATCAATCGTTACTAAAAGTAGATAATGGTTTAAAGGAAATGAACAATGGAGTAACGCAATTACAAAAAGGAGCAACCGAGCTGAAAAATGGCTTGAACGAAGGAGCTACAGGTTCAAAACAAATTACGAACAAGTCAGGTGAGTTACAATCTGGATTAACGAAAATAAACGATGGGCAAGGGCAGTTATTAACGGGGCTAAAAGATTTGCAAGAGAAGATGGGCCAATTACAATCAGGCTTATCTAAAAGTACAGAAGGTTTAGGAAAAGTAAGTAACGGTCTAGGGGACGCTCAAAAATATTTAGGTGAGCTGAATGAATCGAAAAGCTCTGAGAAGTTTTATATTCCAAAAGAAGTTTTGGAGGGAGAGGATTTCCAAAAAGCACTGAATACGTATATGTCACATGATAGAAAAACTGCTAAAATGACAATCATTTTAGATGTAAATCCGTATTCAAAAGAAGCGATGCCTATTATTCAAGAAATAAATAAAACAATAGATGGCACTATAAAAGGGACGGAAATAAATGATGCGAAAACAGCAATCGGAGGGACAACAGCTAGAAATGTTGATTTAAAAGAAGTAACTGGGCAAGATTTCTTGCGTACTGCTACGATTATGTTGATTGGAATTGGGATTGTATTAATTGTAATTACCCGTTCATTCTTAAATTCAATTTTTATTATCGGATCTTTAATTTTAACGTACTTCACATCACTTGGTATAAGTGAGCTAATAAGTACGCATGTATTAAACGTTGAGTCATTAAGCTGGAATGTTCCATTCTTTAGTTTCATAATGATTGTCGCTTTAGGAGTGGATTATAGTATCTTCTTGATGATGCGCTATAACGAGCTAGAAGGGGATTCAGTAACGAAAATTATAACCGCATCTCGTCACATAGGCGGAGTCGTATTATCAGCAGCACTTATTTTAGGCGGGACATTTGCAGCTTTAATACCTTCAGGTGTATTAACTCTTATACAAGTTGCATTAGTTGCTGGCATCGCTCTTATACTATTAGCTTTAATTGTTATGCCAATTTTATTACCAGCTTTAATAGGGTTAACGAGTAAAATACAAAGTTATAAAAAGAAAATAATTGATACGAAGTAA
- a CDS encoding CPBP family glutamic-type intramembrane protease, with protein MHNIPMEYRVFPFVLSIVTSYVYRKTNSLLAQILIHYIWNLTSII; from the coding sequence ATACATAATATCCCAATGGAATATCGTGTGTTTCCGTTTGTTTTGAGTATTGTTACTAGTTACGTATACCGAAAAACAAATTCATTGCTAGCACAAATCCTTATTCACTATATATGGAATTTAACTAGTATTATTTAA
- a CDS encoding TetR/AcrR family transcriptional regulator, with protein MAKNKQEDIFDAAIQLFAERGYDGTTIPMIAEKAKVGAGTIYRYFENKEALVNSLFSKSMLQLSEILKTDFPVEANIREQFSHIYNRLFEFARNNVDAFLFTNSHCDSYFLDEQSNKIFDDFIGFFMNIIEDGIAKGFLRPLPPVALIIIVYQPLEKLTKVMATGQLEYSKELVKELEESSWNAIRII; from the coding sequence GTGGCTAAAAACAAACAAGAGGATATTTTTGATGCTGCGATACAACTTTTCGCAGAGCGTGGTTACGATGGTACGACAATTCCGATGATCGCTGAAAAAGCAAAAGTCGGCGCTGGTACTATTTATCGCTATTTTGAAAATAAAGAGGCACTCGTTAACTCACTATTTTCAAAAAGCATGTTGCAATTATCTGAAATACTAAAAACTGATTTTCCTGTTGAAGCAAATATTCGTGAACAGTTTAGTCATATTTATAACCGTTTATTTGAATTTGCGAGAAACAATGTGGATGCTTTTCTTTTTACAAATTCTCACTGTGATAGTTATTTTCTGGATGAACAGAGCAACAAAATATTTGACGATTTTATAGGCTTCTTTATGAATATTATAGAAGATGGAATCGCAAAAGGTTTTCTCCGTCCATTGCCTCCAGTTGCTTTAATTATTATTGTATATCAACCGTTAGAAAAATTAACTAAAGTAATGGCAACAGGGCAATTAGAATACTCAAAAGAATTAGTAAAAGAATTGGAAGAAAGCTCTTGGAATGCTATTAGAATCATTTGA
- a CDS encoding SRPBCC domain-containing protein, whose product MNNYSKITLAMVRNFDAAPEEVFEAWINPEMMKKWFFTLEGTNKVTENTPEVGGSWEIVDHRDGKDYRAIGEYIEMNRPKKLVFTFKMPQFSELEDTITVEIKDHQQGSEMTFSQNIIVPHEENWTELHIEKALKEHHDGSEHGWNLMFMGLKELVETGEVSYKG is encoded by the coding sequence ATGAATAATTATTCAAAAATAACATTAGCGATGGTAAGAAACTTTGATGCTGCACCTGAAGAAGTTTTTGAAGCGTGGATAAACCCTGAAATGATGAAGAAATGGTTTTTTACATTGGAAGGGACGAATAAAGTAACGGAAAATACTCCTGAAGTAGGAGGAAGTTGGGAAATTGTTGATCATCGTGATGGAAAAGATTATCGAGCAATTGGGGAATACATCGAAATGAATCGTCCAAAAAAATTAGTATTTACATTTAAAATGCCACAGTTTAGTGAATTAGAAGATACAATTACAGTTGAGATAAAAGATCATCAACAAGGATCTGAAATGACATTTTCACAAAACATTATCGTTCCTCATGAAGAAAATTGGACAGAACTTCATATTGAAAAAGCGCTTAAAGAGCATCATGACGGGTCTGAACATGGTTGGAATTTAATGTTTATGGGGTTAAAGGAATTAGTTGAAACTGGGGAAGTTAGTTATAAAGGATAA